A single window of Pseudomonas lijiangensis DNA harbors:
- the ubiD gene encoding 4-hydroxy-3-polyprenylbenzoate decarboxylase, with translation MKFKDLRDFVQQLEQRGELKRIQMPISPVLEMTEICDRTLRAKGPALLFEKPVGFDIPVLGNLFGTPERVAMGMGAESVDELREIGKLLAFLKEPEPPKGLKDAWSKLPIFKKVISMAPKVVKDAPCQEIVIEGDDVDLSMLPVQTCWPGDVAPLITWGLTVTRGPNKERQNLGIYRQQVIGRNKVIMRWLSHRGGALDFKEWCIKHPGEPFPVAVALGADPATILGAVTPVPDSLSEYAFAGLLRGTRTELIKCRGNNLQVPSSAEIVLEGVIHPGEMADEGPYGDHTGYYNEVDSFPVFTVERITHRIKPIYHSTYTGRPPDEPAILGVALNEVFVPILQKQFPEIVDFYLPPEGCSYRMAVVTIKKQYPGHAKRVMLGVWSFLRQFMYTKFVIVTDDDINARDWNDVIWAITTRMDPKRDTVMIENTPIDYLDFASPVSGLGSKMGLDATHKWPGETTREWGRAIVKDEATTRRVDEIWNQLGID, from the coding sequence ATGAAATTCAAGGACCTAAGGGATTTCGTGCAGCAGCTTGAGCAGCGCGGAGAGTTGAAACGCATTCAGATGCCCATTTCCCCTGTGCTGGAAATGACTGAAATCTGCGACCGCACGCTGCGCGCCAAAGGCCCGGCCCTGCTGTTTGAAAAGCCGGTCGGTTTTGACATCCCGGTGCTGGGCAACCTGTTCGGAACGCCGGAGCGGGTCGCCATGGGCATGGGCGCCGAATCCGTCGACGAGCTGCGGGAAATCGGCAAGTTGCTGGCCTTCCTCAAGGAGCCGGAGCCGCCCAAGGGCCTTAAAGACGCCTGGTCAAAGCTGCCGATCTTCAAGAAAGTCATCTCCATGGCCCCCAAAGTGGTCAAGGATGCGCCGTGCCAGGAGATCGTCATCGAAGGCGATGACGTCGACTTGAGCATGCTGCCTGTCCAGACCTGCTGGCCTGGCGACGTTGCGCCGCTGATCACCTGGGGCCTGACGGTTACGCGCGGTCCGAACAAGGAACGCCAGAACCTGGGCATCTATCGCCAGCAGGTGATCGGTCGCAACAAGGTCATCATGCGCTGGCTCAGCCACCGCGGCGGCGCGCTGGATTTCAAGGAATGGTGCATCAAGCATCCCGGCGAGCCGTTCCCGGTAGCCGTTGCCCTGGGCGCGGACCCGGCGACCATTCTGGGGGCCGTGACGCCTGTGCCTGACAGCTTGTCCGAGTATGCGTTTGCAGGCCTGCTGCGCGGTACTCGCACCGAACTGATCAAGTGCCGTGGCAACAACCTGCAAGTGCCTTCCAGTGCCGAAATCGTTCTTGAGGGCGTGATCCATCCCGGTGAAATGGCCGATGAAGGTCCTTATGGCGACCACACCGGTTATTACAACGAAGTGGACAGCTTCCCGGTGTTCACCGTCGAGCGCATCACCCATCGCATCAAGCCGATCTACCACAGCACCTACACGGGCCGTCCGCCGGATGAGCCGGCGATTCTGGGCGTGGCGCTGAACGAAGTGTTCGTGCCGATCCTGCAAAAGCAGTTCCCGGAAATCGTCGACTTCTACCTGCCGCCCGAAGGCTGTTCCTATCGCATGGCCGTCGTGACCATCAAAAAACAGTACCCGGGCCATGCCAAGCGCGTGATGCTGGGTGTCTGGTCGTTCCTGCGACAGTTCATGTACACCAAGTTCGTTATTGTCACCGACGACGACATCAACGCTCGCGACTGGAACGACGTGATCTGGGCCATCACCACGCGCATGGACCCCAAGCGCGACACGGTCATGATCGAAAATACGCCGATCGATTACCTGGATTTCGCTTCACCGGTTTCCGGTCTGGGTTCCAAGATGGGGCTTGATGCGACGCATAAATGGCCGGGCGAAACCACACGCGAGTGGGGCCGGGCTATCGTCAAGGACGAGGCGACGACACGTCGGGTCGATGAAATCTGGAATCAACTGGGAATAGATTGA
- a CDS encoding CDP-6-deoxy-delta-3,4-glucoseen reductase, translating to MRVTLQPSGAVLETLPGERILDAAQRLGYECPQSCRNGNCHVCSALLVQGRVKQASDELTHGEIYTCLAEPLETCEVLWDAVLPLGQLPVRTFACQLSECVEVGGDVWRVGLRAPAGKLPRYHAGQYLMLERENGEKSAFSLASAPHKGRDLELHVLVREASARTLIEQLQRNAMARVELPFGDTHLADLPDGPLVLIAAGTGMAQMSSLIEHCRAKGFSHPVHLYWGVRRPEDFYEIRQWDEWAALPNLFLHKVVSDLCGWEGRCGMLHEAVRDDISDLSSIHVYGSGSPAMIYATLDALVGAGMDAHQMRADVFAYAPRP from the coding sequence ATGCGTGTAACGTTGCAGCCGTCGGGTGCAGTGCTGGAAACTCTGCCGGGCGAGCGGATTCTCGATGCTGCACAGCGCCTGGGCTATGAATGCCCCCAGAGCTGCCGCAACGGTAATTGCCATGTCTGCTCGGCGCTGCTGGTGCAGGGGCGCGTGAAACAGGCCAGTGATGAGCTGACCCACGGTGAAATCTATACTTGTCTGGCAGAGCCGCTGGAAACCTGCGAAGTGCTGTGGGATGCGGTACTGCCCCTTGGTCAGTTGCCGGTGCGCACGTTTGCCTGCCAGCTCAGCGAGTGCGTTGAAGTGGGCGGCGATGTCTGGCGGGTCGGCCTGAGGGCTCCAGCTGGCAAGCTGCCTCGCTATCACGCCGGGCAATACCTGATGCTCGAGCGCGAGAACGGCGAAAAATCCGCCTTCTCGCTGGCTTCGGCGCCTCACAAGGGGCGTGACCTGGAATTGCATGTGCTGGTCCGTGAGGCCAGTGCCCGCACGCTGATCGAACAGCTTCAACGCAATGCCATGGCGCGGGTCGAGCTGCCTTTTGGCGATACCCATCTTGCCGATCTGCCCGACGGTCCGCTGGTACTGATTGCGGCTGGCACGGGCATGGCGCAGATGAGCAGCCTGATCGAGCATTGCCGAGCCAAGGGCTTCAGCCATCCGGTGCATCTGTACTGGGGCGTGCGCCGTCCCGAGGACTTTTACGAAATCCGTCAGTGGGACGAATGGGCAGCGCTGCCGAATCTGTTCCTGCACAAGGTCGTCAGTGATCTGTGCGGCTGGGAAGGGCGCTGCGGGATGTTGCATGAAGCCGTACGCGATGACATCAGCGACCTGTCCTCGATCCATGTCTACGGCAGCGGCTCGCCGGCCATGATCTACGCGACTCTGGATGCCCTGGTCGGTGCCGGAATGGACGCTCATCAGATGCGTGCCGATGTCTTTGCCTACGCGCCTCGTCCCTAG
- a CDS encoding gamma-glutamylcyclotransferase, translating into MDNPINELAAAVHDGLGLKYPPVIDLGPQLTREQLLASMNATLRLHKGGPVWLFAYGSLIWRPECKAVERQRARVYGYHRGLYLWSHEHRGTPEVPGLVFGLDRGGSCTGFAYRLPDECLEDSLFALWQREMPYPSYRPHWLSCRLEDGTQVQALGFVLERHLPSYAGNLPDSVLSQVLASASGRYGTTREYVEQTVSALRSHAMPDLNLEARLKRCRSNPVTL; encoded by the coding sequence ATGGACAATCCAATCAATGAATTGGCGGCGGCCGTGCATGACGGCCTTGGTCTGAAATATCCGCCAGTAATCGATCTTGGCCCGCAACTCACCCGCGAGCAATTGCTCGCCTCGATGAACGCCACCCTGCGACTTCACAAGGGCGGCCCTGTCTGGCTGTTCGCTTATGGCTCGCTGATCTGGCGCCCTGAATGCAAGGCCGTCGAACGTCAGCGCGCACGGGTGTATGGCTACCATCGCGGCTTGTACCTGTGGTCCCACGAACATCGCGGCACGCCGGAAGTGCCAGGCCTGGTATTCGGTCTGGACCGTGGCGGTTCCTGCACGGGATTCGCCTACCGCTTGCCGGATGAATGCCTTGAAGACTCACTGTTCGCGCTCTGGCAGCGCGAAATGCCTTATCCCTCTTATCGCCCGCACTGGCTGAGCTGCCGTCTTGAAGATGGCACGCAGGTTCAGGCTTTGGGATTTGTGCTGGAGAGGCATTTGCCCAGCTATGCGGGCAACCTGCCGGACAGTGTGCTGAGCCAGGTGCTGGCCAGCGCGAGCGGGCGTTATGGCACGACCCGCGAGTACGTCGAGCAGACCGTCAGCGCCCTGCGCAGCCACGCCATGCCAGATCTGAATCTGGAGGCGCGGCTGAAGCGTTGCCGGTCCAACCCGGTTACGCTTTGA